The proteins below come from a single Vidua chalybeata isolate OUT-0048 chromosome 1, bVidCha1 merged haplotype, whole genome shotgun sequence genomic window:
- the IGFBP1 gene encoding insulin-like growth factor-binding protein 1 isoform X2: MSGPLCALCRGSLPALLLPALLLLPALPAACIARGAQPVLCTPCTPARLALCPPVPPDCPEAARQPGCGCCQICALGPGQPCGVYTARCRLGLRCHISTGESRPLSALIQGHGTCLPASEVGGMRTDEPADSIEPDDMPLESTEITQDQLLNYQLMLPIGQDKSIPWNSITAYENMKAKRISELRKWKEQCETLLDGESAECWCVYPKNGRRIPGSPEIKGDPECQQYLSSQE, translated from the exons ATGAGTGGCCCGCTATGCGCGCTGTGCCGCGGCTCGCTCCCGGCGCTGCTGCTcccggcgctgctgctgctgccggcgCTGCCGGCCGCCTGCATCGCCCGCGGCGCGCAACCCGTGCTCTGCACCCCCTGCACCCCGGCGAGGCTCGCTCTGTGTCCGCCCGTCCCGCCTGACTGCCCGGAGGCTGCCCGGCAGCCCGGCTGCGGCTGCTGTCAGATCTGCGCCCTCGGGCCGGGGCAGCCCTGTGGGGTCTACACCGCCCGCTGCCGCCTGGGGCTCCGCTGCCACATCTCCACCGGGGAGTCCCGGCCCCTCTCCGCCCTCATCCAGGGCCACGGGACGTGCTTGCCCGCCAGCGAGGTCGGAGGGATGCGCACAGACGAGCCGGCAG ATTCTATAGAACCTGATGATATGCCTCTGGAAAGCACTGAAATAACACAGGATCAGCTCCTGAACTATCAGTTGATGCTTCCCATAGGCCAGGATAAATCCATTCCCTGGAATTCCATCACTGCATatgaaaacatgaaagcaaagagaatATCTGAACTCAGGAAATGGAAAGAGCAG TGCGAAACTTTGCTGGATGGAGAATCTGCTGAATGCTGGTGTGTCTATCCAAAAAATGGCAGAAGAATTCCTGGATCTCCAGAAATTAAAGGAGACCCAGAATGCCAGCAGTATCTCAGCTCACAAGAATAA
- the IGFBP1 gene encoding insulin-like growth factor-binding protein 1 isoform X1 gives MSGPLCALCRGSLPALLLPALLLLPALPAACIARGAQPVLCTPCTPARLALCPPVPPDCPEAARQPGCGCCQICALGPGQPCGVYTARCRLGLRCHISTGESRPLSALIQGHGTCLPASEVGGMRTDEPADSIEPDDMPLESTEITQDQLLNYQLMLPIGQDKSIPWNSITAYENMKAKRISELRKWKEQGPCQKELYRALYKLVKAQQRSRGEIYKFYLPNCNKNGFYHSKQCETLLDGESAECWCVYPKNGRRIPGSPEIKGDPECQQYLSSQE, from the exons ATGAGTGGCCCGCTATGCGCGCTGTGCCGCGGCTCGCTCCCGGCGCTGCTGCTcccggcgctgctgctgctgccggcgCTGCCGGCCGCCTGCATCGCCCGCGGCGCGCAACCCGTGCTCTGCACCCCCTGCACCCCGGCGAGGCTCGCTCTGTGTCCGCCCGTCCCGCCTGACTGCCCGGAGGCTGCCCGGCAGCCCGGCTGCGGCTGCTGTCAGATCTGCGCCCTCGGGCCGGGGCAGCCCTGTGGGGTCTACACCGCCCGCTGCCGCCTGGGGCTCCGCTGCCACATCTCCACCGGGGAGTCCCGGCCCCTCTCCGCCCTCATCCAGGGCCACGGGACGTGCTTGCCCGCCAGCGAGGTCGGAGGGATGCGCACAGACGAGCCGGCAG ATTCTATAGAACCTGATGATATGCCTCTGGAAAGCACTGAAATAACACAGGATCAGCTCCTGAACTATCAGTTGATGCTTCCCATAGGCCAGGATAAATCCATTCCCTGGAATTCCATCACTGCATatgaaaacatgaaagcaaagagaatATCTGAACTCAGGAAATGGAAAGAGCAG GGTCCTTGTCAGAAGGAGCTCTACAGAGCCCTGTATAAATTGGTGAAGgctcagcagagaagcagagggGAGATTTACAAATTTTACTTGCCCAACTGCAACAAGAATGGATTTTACCACAGCAAACAG TGCGAAACTTTGCTGGATGGAGAATCTGCTGAATGCTGGTGTGTCTATCCAAAAAATGGCAGAAGAATTCCTGGATCTCCAGAAATTAAAGGAGACCCAGAATGCCAGCAGTATCTCAGCTCACAAGAATAA